Proteins found in one Geomonas subterranea genomic segment:
- the nuoH gene encoding NADH-quinone oxidoreductase subunit NuoH yields the protein MTWTATDIALMLAKIVLLYAIILTGAAYLVLAERRILGFIQDRIGPNRVGPLGLLQPLADVIKMLTKEDMIPTAADRLLFSMAPAMAAIPAILTFAIIPVGAPLQLFGRQVNLQIADLNVGVLFFMALSSVAVYGVALGGWASNSKYALLGSIRGLSQLISYELSMGLSLVPVVMLAKSLSLADIVNAQADMPFIVYQPVAFVIFLVSILAECRRIPFDLPEAEGELVAGFHTEYSGMRFGLFFVGEYINIISLGSLASLFFLGGWRGPLLPPVLWFFIKVGLFSFLFIWVRGTLPRLRYDQLMHLGWKFLTPLALLNILVTGWWLALR from the coding sequence ATGACCTGGACTGCCACTGACATAGCGCTGATGCTCGCGAAGATCGTGCTGCTCTACGCCATCATCCTGACCGGCGCAGCATACCTGGTGCTGGCGGAGCGGCGCATCCTCGGCTTCATCCAGGACCGGATCGGCCCGAACCGGGTCGGCCCGCTCGGACTTTTGCAGCCTTTGGCCGACGTGATCAAGATGCTCACCAAGGAGGATATGATCCCCACGGCCGCCGACCGCCTCCTCTTCTCCATGGCGCCGGCAATGGCCGCCATCCCGGCCATACTGACCTTCGCCATCATCCCGGTCGGGGCGCCGCTGCAGCTATTCGGGCGCCAGGTGAACCTGCAGATCGCCGACCTGAACGTGGGGGTCCTCTTCTTCATGGCCCTCTCCTCCGTCGCGGTCTACGGCGTCGCCCTCGGGGGATGGGCCTCGAACTCGAAGTACGCGCTCCTCGGGAGCATACGCGGCCTGTCCCAGCTGATCTCCTACGAGCTCTCCATGGGGCTGTCGCTGGTCCCCGTTGTCATGCTGGCGAAGTCGTTGAGCCTGGCCGACATCGTCAACGCGCAGGCCGACATGCCCTTCATCGTGTACCAGCCGGTCGCCTTCGTCATCTTCCTGGTCAGCATCCTGGCCGAGTGCCGCAGGATCCCCTTTGACCTCCCCGAGGCGGAGGGGGAACTGGTCGCGGGCTTCCACACGGAATATTCCGGGATGCGCTTCGGGCTTTTCTTCGTCGGGGAGTACATCAACATCATCTCGCTGGGATCGCTCGCCTCGCTCTTTTTCCTGGGTGGGTGGCGCGGCCCGCTGCTGCCGCCGGTCTTGTGGTTCTTCATCAAGGTCGGGCTTTTCTCGTTCCTGTTCATCTGGGTCAGGGGAACCCTCCCACGCCTTCGCTACGACCAGCTCATGCACCTGGGCTGGAAGTTCCTGACACCGCTTGCTCTTCTCAACATTCTAGTCACCGGGTGGTGGCTGGCTTTACGATAA
- a CDS encoding ankyrin repeat domain-containing protein has protein sequence MTTTVEVELGAGFRAQVDAVDKNGHTPLMDAAKAGNLAEVSDLLERGANLVARSDKGKTALHFAAAHGNAEVVRLLLQKGAEVDARDRDGHTPLMLAANYGCTQTTQMLVDSGADPLAMSYSGTTALAYAENNQHRQTLDVLMKSLRPN, from the coding sequence ATGACAACAACCGTGGAAGTCGAGTTGGGGGCAGGGTTCAGGGCGCAGGTGGATGCGGTGGACAAAAACGGCCACACCCCCCTCATGGACGCAGCGAAGGCCGGCAACCTGGCGGAAGTCTCCGACCTGTTGGAGCGGGGCGCGAACCTGGTGGCGAGAAGCGACAAGGGGAAAACGGCCCTGCACTTCGCGGCGGCGCACGGCAACGCGGAGGTGGTACGCCTGCTGTTGCAAAAAGGGGCCGAGGTCGACGCCCGCGACCGTGACGGCCACACGCCTCTCATGCTGGCAGCAAACTACGGATGCACCCAGACCACGCAGATGCTGGTCGACAGCGGGGCCGACCCGCTGGCAATGTCGTACTCCGGAACCACCGCCCTGGCCTACGCAGAGAACAACCAGCACAGACAGACCCTCGACGTCTTGATGAAGTCACTACGGCCCAACTGA
- the nuoI gene encoding NADH-quinone oxidoreductase subunit NuoI, producing MPILNDIKEILTGLSITFRHIFRKPVTVQFPEERRAMPERFRGSIVLTRDPDGAERCVACYLCSGACPVDCISMAAAEGENGRRYAAWFRINFSRCILCGMCAEACPTLAIQMSPEMFHCRRQVMDMVYEKEDLLIDGTGKDPDYNFYRHAGTGVVQPRGGGEGEQAPADPRSLLP from the coding sequence ATGCCCATACTGAACGACATAAAAGAGATCCTGACCGGTCTTTCCATCACCTTCCGGCACATATTCCGGAAGCCGGTCACGGTGCAGTTTCCCGAGGAGCGCAGGGCCATGCCCGAGCGTTTCCGCGGCAGCATCGTCCTGACCCGCGACCCCGACGGCGCCGAGCGCTGCGTCGCCTGCTATCTGTGCTCCGGGGCCTGCCCCGTCGACTGCATCTCGATGGCCGCGGCGGAAGGGGAGAACGGCCGGCGCTACGCCGCCTGGTTCCGCATCAACTTCTCGCGCTGCATCCTGTGCGGCATGTGCGCCGAGGCCTGCCCGACGCTCGCCATCCAGATGTCGCCCGAGATGTTCCACTGCAGGCGCCAGGTCATGGACATGGTCTACGAGAAGGAGGACCTGCTGATCGACGGCACAGGGAAGGATCCCGATTACAATTTCTACCGCCATGCCGGAACCGGCGTGGTGCAGCCGCGCGGTGGCGGCGAAGGCGAGCAGGCACCGGCAGACCCCAGAAGCCTGTTGCCGTAG
- a CDS encoding NADH-quinone oxidoreductase subunit J family protein, whose protein sequence is MEATLFYILAAVLLTGILFAITARQAVRSIVYLVTSFFALALMFYLLGAPLIAAFEVIIYAGAIMVLFLFVIMMLELESPEKLPQPHFKNWLPALLLAGAVVGSLVVLLCSRLQAVPPGFVEIPVRQFAFALFKQYGVAVEVVSMQLLFALVGALYLGRRR, encoded by the coding sequence ATGGAAGCGACACTTTTCTACATACTTGCGGCGGTGCTCCTCACCGGGATCCTGTTCGCCATAACGGCGCGGCAGGCGGTGCGTTCCATCGTCTACCTGGTGACCTCGTTCTTCGCCCTGGCCCTGATGTTCTACCTCCTCGGGGCGCCGCTCATCGCGGCTTTCGAGGTCATCATCTACGCCGGCGCCATCATGGTGCTATTCCTGTTCGTCATCATGATGCTGGAACTGGAGTCGCCCGAGAAACTCCCGCAGCCGCACTTCAAGAATTGGCTGCCGGCCCTGCTCCTGGCGGGCGCGGTGGTCGGCTCGCTGGTGGTCCTGCTCTGCTCCCGCCTGCAGGCGGTGCCTCCCGGGTTCGTCGAGATCCCGGTGCGCCAGTTCGCCTTCGCGCTGTTCAAGCAGTACGGGGTTGCCGTGGAAGTCGTTTCCATGCAGCTCCTCTTCGCGCTGGTGGGCGCGCTCTACCTCGGGAGGCGCAGATGA
- the nuoK gene encoding NADH-quinone oxidoreductase subunit NuoK, translating into MSVPLSHVLIVASLMFAMGLGCVVAWRANVIMMLIGIEIMLNAVMLTFVGGSAHWGIADGQLFSLMLMALTSAEVSLALAMVVYLHRRKNTVNTDQFDSMKG; encoded by the coding sequence ATGAGCGTACCGCTGTCCCACGTGCTGATCGTGGCATCCCTGATGTTCGCCATGGGCCTTGGCTGCGTGGTCGCCTGGCGCGCCAACGTGATCATGATGCTGATCGGCATCGAGATCATGCTGAACGCCGTGATGCTCACCTTTGTCGGCGGCTCCGCCCACTGGGGCATCGCCGACGGACAACTTTTCTCCCTGATGCTGATGGCACTGACGTCCGCGGAGGTCTCCCTGGCGCTCGCCATGGTCGTTTACCTGCACCGGCGCAAGAACACCGTCAACACGGACCAGTTCGACTCCATGAAGGGATAG
- the nuoL gene encoding NADH-quinone oxidoreductase subunit L, with the protein MLPTYLTLMLLFPLLGGLACAVAGRKLPRALVEVLACATVWGSFACAVLAAAAYTGPQVITLTDWFASFDLSVPFSLYLDPLSLSMTVMIGFVCGLIHVYSVFYMREDEDYARYFALLNLFVFAMLTLVLGETLPLLYLGWEGVGFCSYLLIGFWYSDSENADAGRKAFITTRIGDVALMIALAWLFQLFGTLSITKVNGMGFLMPGSVITMLGILFLIAAMGKSAQMPLMVWLPDAMAGPTPVSAMIHAATMVTAGVYLLARLLPLIGSSQAALAAIAVTGGVTAFYGATCALAQRDLKRVLAYSTISQIGYMMLGVGAGAVTAATFHLLVHAFFKALLFLGAGCVIAAMHHEQDIYKMGGLRRSLPLTFWSFLAGAACLAGIPLTGGFFSKDSILLAVWLKGGVLYQALYLLGLLTALITAYYSFRLVFLVFAGGNGQVHRSSGLTVMELVLVPLAILGLLGGLLDLPAYLGGGYLSAFFEGLPAGDLLKVSHEQEIAMQILAGAMALLGLLTAYFRYGKGRADRMREAQAQPSVLISFLSQGWYFDKLYHLVLIRPYQACADFLWERVDRGVIDASVDGLGSGIGGAGRLLGRWSTGKVAVYLISFAAGGALILGYLAWLAL; encoded by the coding sequence ATGCTTCCTACCTACCTCACATTGATGCTCCTTTTCCCGCTTCTGGGCGGGCTCGCCTGCGCGGTGGCCGGACGCAAGCTGCCGCGCGCGCTGGTGGAGGTGCTCGCCTGCGCCACGGTCTGGGGGAGCTTTGCCTGCGCCGTGCTCGCGGCCGCCGCCTACACCGGTCCCCAGGTGATCACCCTCACCGACTGGTTCGCGAGCTTCGACCTCTCCGTCCCCTTCTCGCTCTACCTCGATCCCCTCTCGCTGTCGATGACGGTCATGATCGGTTTCGTCTGCGGGCTGATCCACGTCTATTCCGTCTTCTACATGCGCGAGGACGAAGATTACGCGCGCTACTTCGCCCTGCTGAACCTGTTCGTCTTCGCCATGCTGACCCTGGTCCTCGGGGAGACCCTGCCACTTTTGTACCTCGGCTGGGAGGGAGTGGGCTTCTGCTCGTACCTCCTGATCGGCTTCTGGTACTCGGATTCGGAAAACGCCGACGCCGGCCGGAAGGCCTTCATCACCACAAGGATCGGCGACGTGGCGCTGATGATCGCCCTTGCCTGGCTGTTCCAGCTCTTCGGCACCCTTTCCATCACCAAGGTGAACGGGATGGGGTTCCTCATGCCGGGCTCCGTCATCACCATGCTGGGGATCCTGTTTCTGATCGCCGCCATGGGCAAGTCGGCGCAGATGCCGCTCATGGTCTGGCTTCCGGACGCCATGGCCGGTCCGACACCGGTATCCGCCATGATCCACGCCGCGACCATGGTGACCGCCGGTGTCTACCTGCTGGCGCGCCTGTTGCCGCTGATCGGGAGTTCCCAGGCGGCCCTCGCCGCCATCGCGGTCACCGGGGGGGTGACCGCCTTCTACGGCGCCACCTGCGCCCTCGCGCAGCGCGATCTGAAACGGGTCCTCGCCTATTCGACCATCAGCCAGATCGGCTACATGATGCTCGGCGTGGGCGCGGGGGCCGTGACCGCGGCGACCTTCCACCTGCTGGTGCACGCCTTCTTCAAGGCGCTGCTCTTTCTCGGTGCCGGCTGCGTCATCGCGGCCATGCACCACGAGCAGGACATCTACAAGATGGGCGGGTTGAGGCGCTCGCTGCCGCTTACTTTCTGGAGCTTCCTGGCCGGCGCTGCCTGCCTGGCCGGCATCCCTCTCACCGGCGGCTTCTTCAGCAAGGACAGCATTCTGCTGGCGGTGTGGCTCAAGGGGGGAGTGCTGTACCAGGCGCTATACCTGCTGGGCCTGCTCACCGCGCTGATCACCGCCTACTACAGCTTCCGGTTGGTGTTCCTCGTCTTCGCAGGCGGCAACGGGCAGGTGCACCGCAGCTCCGGCCTCACGGTGATGGAACTTGTGCTGGTCCCGCTCGCCATCCTCGGACTGTTAGGTGGCCTTCTCGACCTCCCTGCCTACCTGGGCGGCGGGTACCTGAGCGCTTTCTTCGAGGGACTTCCCGCTGGCGACCTCCTGAAGGTCTCGCATGAGCAGGAGATCGCCATGCAGATCCTGGCCGGAGCCATGGCACTACTCGGACTGCTCACGGCGTATTTCCGGTACGGCAAGGGACGTGCGGATCGGATGCGGGAGGCGCAGGCGCAGCCGTCGGTGCTGATCTCCTTCCTGTCGCAAGGGTGGTACTTTGACAAGCTGTACCACCTGGTCCTGATCCGTCCTTACCAGGCATGCGCCGACTTCCTCTGGGAACGGGTGGACCGTGGGGTGATAGATGCCTCCGTGGACGGCCTCGGGTCCGGCATAGGTGGCGCCGGGCGCCTGCTGGGGCGCTGGAGCACCGGGAAGGTCGCCGTCTACCTCATCAGTTTCGCCGCCGGTGGCGCCCTCATCCTTGGGTACCTCGCCTGGCTCGCGCTGTAA
- a CDS encoding complex I subunit 4 family protein, with amino-acid sequence MTSHIPILTLLVFLPLFGSLLVFALRRSDAAVRWVALAFSLAELALCLWPLALSGGIAAGAPAGFFLYQDAPWIERFGIRYTLGMDGISLVMTLLTAFITLIAVVSAWRVRERAGLFFSLLIALEAAVQGLFLSLDLFLFYLFWEAMLIPMLFLIGVWGSGRPVYSTIKFFLYTFVGSLLMLVAIITLYLMHGAQSGSYTFALPELVRTVIPYGIGLWLFAAFLLSFAIKFPLFPLHTWQPDAYCDAPVAGTLMLGSLLSKTAAYGLIRIAYPLFPEASRALTPLVYVVAVFGIGYFAWIAFAQRDMKRMLAYSSVSHMGFVALGIAAWSPVAVSGALLQMVNHAITTGALFLVVGMLEERADSRDLSGYGGTWGKIPVFSFFFLVFNMASAGVPGLNNFVSELIILVGTFRVAPLAAAIAFLGTILTLVYTVRLVQEVLFGKEKKPLELKDLSPREAGVLAVMALLVVGLGVHPGPVLELFRMPLEVLLKP; translated from the coding sequence ATGACCTCTCACATCCCGATACTCACGCTGCTGGTCTTTCTCCCGCTTTTCGGGTCGCTGCTGGTGTTCGCGCTGCGCCGCAGCGACGCGGCGGTGCGCTGGGTGGCGCTCGCCTTCAGCCTGGCAGAGCTCGCCCTTTGCCTCTGGCCGCTCGCCCTGTCGGGCGGGATTGCCGCGGGGGCGCCGGCCGGTTTCTTTCTCTACCAGGATGCTCCATGGATCGAGCGCTTCGGAATCCGCTACACCCTGGGCATGGACGGGATCAGCCTGGTCATGACGCTGCTGACCGCGTTCATCACCTTGATCGCCGTCGTTTCCGCCTGGCGGGTGAGGGAGCGCGCCGGGCTCTTCTTCTCGCTTTTGATCGCCCTTGAAGCCGCCGTCCAGGGGCTGTTTCTGAGCCTCGACCTGTTCCTCTTCTACCTTTTCTGGGAGGCGATGCTGATCCCGATGCTGTTTCTGATCGGCGTCTGGGGGAGCGGCCGGCCGGTGTACTCCACCATCAAGTTCTTCCTGTACACCTTCGTGGGTTCGCTGCTCATGCTGGTGGCGATCATCACGCTCTACCTGATGCACGGGGCGCAGAGCGGCAGTTATACCTTCGCCCTCCCCGAGCTGGTCCGCACCGTGATTCCCTACGGTATCGGGCTGTGGCTCTTCGCCGCGTTCCTCCTCTCCTTCGCCATCAAGTTCCCGCTGTTCCCGCTGCACACCTGGCAGCCAGACGCCTACTGTGACGCACCGGTAGCCGGCACCCTCATGCTCGGCAGCCTCCTTTCCAAGACTGCCGCCTACGGGCTTATCCGCATCGCCTATCCTCTCTTCCCCGAGGCATCGCGCGCCCTCACGCCGCTGGTCTACGTGGTGGCCGTGTTCGGCATCGGTTACTTCGCCTGGATCGCCTTCGCGCAGCGGGACATGAAACGCATGCTGGCGTATTCGAGCGTCAGCCACATGGGCTTCGTCGCGCTCGGAATTGCCGCCTGGAGCCCCGTGGCGGTTTCCGGCGCGCTGTTGCAGATGGTGAACCACGCCATAACAACGGGCGCGCTCTTCCTCGTGGTCGGTATGCTGGAGGAGCGGGCCGACAGCCGTGATCTTTCCGGCTACGGCGGCACCTGGGGCAAGATTCCCGTCTTTTCCTTCTTCTTCCTCGTCTTCAACATGGCATCCGCCGGGGTGCCGGGGCTCAACAACTTCGTAAGCGAGCTGATCATCCTGGTGGGTACCTTCCGCGTCGCGCCGTTAGCGGCTGCTATCGCTTTCCTGGGGACCATACTCACCCTGGTCTACACGGTGCGGCTGGTGCAGGAGGTGCTGTTTGGCAAGGAGAAGAAGCCGCTGGAACTGAAGGACCTGTCGCCGAGGGAGGCGGGTGTATTGGCGGTGATGGCGCTGTTGGTGGTAGGGCTGGGCGTGCACCCGGGGCCAGTGCTGGAGCTGTTTAGGATGCCGTTGGAGGTACTGCTTAAACCATAA
- a CDS encoding GxxExxY protein produces the protein MDANVITGHIIDAALKVHTALGPGLLESAYEACLVHELQKRGFRTDSQLCLPVYYDGVTIDLGYRVDLLVENQIIVELKALEKLHPVHKAQLLSYLKLSKKKLGLLLNFGEVHLKDGIERIIL, from the coding sequence ATGGATGCTAACGTCATTACAGGGCATATCATCGATGCAGCTCTCAAAGTCCATACTGCACTAGGTCCGGGCCTACTGGAAAGCGCGTACGAGGCATGTCTGGTCCACGAACTCCAAAAGCGAGGTTTCAGGACTGACAGCCAACTCTGTCTCCCTGTCTATTATGACGGCGTGACCATCGACTTAGGTTATCGAGTCGACTTGCTTGTTGAGAACCAGATAATCGTGGAACTGAAGGCACTTGAAAAGCTTCACCCTGTACATAAGGCACAGCTGTTGTCCTACCTGAAGCTAAGTAAAAAGAAGTTGGGTTTACTCCTGAATTTTGGGGAGGTGCACCTGAAAGACGGTATCGAAAGGATTATCCTCTGA
- a CDS encoding NADH-quinone oxidoreductase subunit N: MTLQDLYTIMPIVITAGAALFVLLCGPVLLSASLTAIGVTAAAAAGLWAALTAPATTQAVAGLAFTPLARFLIPLFCLAAAVTLLLSHSYNQRRGIKGEEFPATVLFALFALCVLPCATNMLILFLALESVSFAFYILVSMDLNRAESGEAGLKYLLLGAVAAAFTAFGFALLFTGSGTLQLSGALARPENRAIISAGWGVILVGIAFKLSLVPGHLWTPDVYQGAPAPVSAFLSTSSKVAAAALLLMLLALTPPMWELRAPLAAMSVLSMVLGNLAALLQQNIKRMLAYSSVAHMGYLTLALLSGSRDGYAAVLLYGAVYTAMNLAAFGAISSLSVEKERELITDYAGLGFTAPLRGGVLALAMISLAGIPPAAGFIGKFFIFYSAIKGGAVALAIIGILSAAVSAYFYLRVVAQLYMHRGEAPAPPAVSFAEGLALSLASVMILVVGVYPAPLLEAIDAALR, translated from the coding sequence ATGACCCTACAAGATTTATATACGATCATGCCGATTGTGATCACCGCTGGGGCGGCGCTGTTCGTGCTGCTGTGCGGGCCGGTGCTATTGTCAGCGAGCCTCACGGCCATTGGGGTGACCGCGGCCGCTGCTGCCGGCCTGTGGGCGGCGCTCACGGCACCGGCAACCACTCAAGCCGTCGCTGGCCTCGCTTTCACGCCGCTGGCCCGCTTCCTCATCCCGCTCTTTTGCCTGGCGGCGGCCGTCACCCTGCTCCTCTCCCACAGCTACAACCAGCGCCGGGGCATCAAGGGGGAAGAATTCCCCGCCACCGTCCTCTTCGCCCTGTTCGCCCTCTGCGTGCTCCCCTGCGCCACCAACATGCTCATCCTGTTCCTGGCGCTCGAGTCGGTTTCTTTCGCCTTCTACATACTCGTGAGCATGGACCTGAACCGGGCGGAATCCGGGGAGGCCGGGCTCAAATACCTCCTGCTCGGCGCGGTCGCCGCCGCCTTCACGGCCTTCGGCTTCGCCCTCCTCTTCACCGGCAGCGGCACGCTGCAGCTCTCCGGCGCCCTGGCCCGCCCCGAAAACAGGGCCATCATCTCCGCAGGGTGGGGCGTCATCCTGGTCGGCATCGCCTTCAAGCTGTCGCTGGTCCCCGGGCACCTCTGGACCCCCGACGTCTACCAGGGCGCCCCCGCGCCCGTCTCGGCCTTTCTTTCCACCAGCTCCAAGGTGGCCGCCGCCGCGCTTTTGCTGATGCTGCTGGCCCTGACCCCCCCGATGTGGGAGCTTCGCGCCCCCCTCGCCGCCATGTCGGTGCTTTCCATGGTGCTCGGCAACCTGGCTGCGCTACTGCAGCAGAACATCAAGAGGATGCTGGCATACTCCTCGGTCGCCCACATGGGCTACCTGACCCTCGCGTTGTTGAGCGGCAGCAGGGACGGCTACGCCGCCGTCCTTCTCTACGGTGCCGTCTACACCGCCATGAACCTCGCGGCTTTCGGCGCGATCTCTTCGCTCTCCGTTGAAAAGGAACGGGAACTCATCACCGACTACGCCGGGCTTGGCTTCACGGCCCCCCTGCGCGGTGGCGTACTGGCCCTCGCCATGATCTCTCTGGCCGGGATCCCGCCCGCCGCCGGCTTCATAGGCAAGTTCTTCATCTTCTACTCGGCCATAAAGGGAGGCGCGGTTGCCCTCGCCATCATCGGCATCCTGAGCGCCGCAGTGTCCGCCTATTTTTACCTCAGGGTGGTTGCCCAGCTATACATGCATCGAGGCGAAGCCCCCGCGCCCCCTGCCGTCTCGTTTGCCGAAGGGCTCGCCCTCTCCCTCGCATCCGTCATGATCCTCGTGGTCGGCGTCTATCCCGCCCCGCTGCTTGAGGCGATCGATGCAGCCCTGCGCTGA
- a CDS encoding HD-GYP domain-containing protein: MYRMIQLESLIPETLPGVALFIRHGDNHVLYKDPTLSFTQGDKERLLDNNVKHLFVRAAEMSVYNQYVEANLPLLLSDDSIEPELKQNMLYQASVNYVQEIFDCPAIAIRQNVDRCRNLINHILNDVMNSDGVMPALSSLVDHNAYTYVHSVQVATYSISLHVKEFDLGRDELMDVGIGSLFHDYGKVYVPKELLDKPGKLSATEFMEVKKHPVYGYSTLRDLEIFTPVALGIVKHHHEKENGSGYPDGLSSYDIARSSKITAIADVFSALTTNRSYRQALSKESALEIMYGEMDGSFDLQYLNTFRDTLQ, from the coding sequence ATGTACCGAATGATTCAGCTGGAATCCCTGATACCGGAGACGCTGCCGGGAGTCGCGCTGTTCATAAGGCATGGCGACAACCACGTGCTGTACAAGGACCCCACGCTCTCATTCACCCAAGGGGACAAGGAGCGGCTGCTCGACAACAACGTGAAGCATCTCTTCGTCAGGGCGGCTGAGATGTCGGTCTACAACCAGTACGTGGAGGCGAATCTCCCGCTGCTACTGAGCGACGACAGTATCGAGCCGGAGCTCAAGCAGAACATGCTGTACCAGGCATCGGTCAACTACGTGCAGGAGATCTTCGACTGTCCCGCTATCGCCATAAGGCAAAACGTGGACCGCTGCAGGAACCTCATCAACCACATCCTCAACGACGTGATGAACTCTGACGGCGTGATGCCGGCCCTGAGCAGCCTGGTCGATCACAACGCCTACACCTATGTGCATTCGGTCCAGGTTGCGACCTATTCCATATCCCTGCATGTCAAGGAGTTCGATCTCGGCCGCGACGAGCTGATGGACGTCGGTATCGGGTCTCTGTTTCATGACTACGGCAAGGTGTACGTCCCCAAGGAGCTTCTGGACAAGCCGGGTAAGCTCTCGGCGACCGAGTTCATGGAAGTGAAGAAACATCCCGTCTATGGCTACAGCACCTTGAGGGATCTGGAGATCTTCACGCCGGTCGCGCTCGGCATCGTGAAGCACCATCATGAAAAGGAAAACGGCAGCGGCTACCCCGATGGCCTCTCGAGCTACGACATCGCCCGGAGCTCGAAGATCACTGCCATCGCGGACGTCTTCAGCGCTCTGACCACCAACAGGTCCTATCGCCAGGCCCTTTCCAAGGAGAGCGCCCTCGAAATCATGTACGGCGAGATGGACGGTTCCTTCGATCTTCAGTACCTGAATACTTTTAGGGACACGCTGCAGTAG
- the obgE gene encoding GTPase ObgE: protein MSFIDEVKIYVKSGDGGAGCVSFRREKFIPLGGPDGGDGGKGGDVVLKVSSHLSTLLDLRQHPHQKAGRGRNGMGSDRHGANGEAKEILLPQGTVVKDAETGEILADLTEPDSTIVLLKGGRGGQGNARFKTATHKAPKFAQPGEPGEERWIRLELKLMADVGLLGMPSVGKSSLITKISAARPKIAEYHFTTLKPNLGVVKYKNYRSFVMADIPGLIEGASEGAGLGHRFLKHLERTGQLLHLLDLSWMPDRDPIAEYEAINRELALFNPELAEKRQTVVINKIDLPHVRENLEKVLPYFKERGIKVFPISAATGEGIPELLDDIAFNLWGEPDETW, encoded by the coding sequence ATGAGTTTCATAGATGAAGTAAAGATTTATGTGAAGTCAGGCGACGGCGGTGCCGGATGCGTTTCGTTCCGCCGTGAGAAGTTCATTCCGCTGGGTGGGCCGGACGGCGGCGACGGTGGCAAGGGTGGCGATGTGGTGCTCAAGGTTTCGTCGCACCTCTCCACCTTGCTCGACCTGCGCCAGCATCCGCACCAGAAGGCCGGGCGCGGCAGGAACGGCATGGGCAGCGACCGCCACGGCGCAAACGGTGAGGCCAAGGAGATCCTGCTGCCGCAGGGGACCGTGGTCAAGGACGCCGAGACTGGTGAAATTCTAGCGGATCTGACCGAGCCGGACTCCACCATCGTGCTCCTCAAGGGTGGGCGTGGGGGGCAAGGCAACGCCCGTTTCAAGACCGCGACCCACAAGGCGCCGAAGTTCGCGCAGCCTGGCGAGCCGGGCGAGGAGCGCTGGATCCGACTGGAGCTGAAGCTCATGGCGGATGTGGGGCTTTTGGGGATGCCGAGCGTGGGCAAGTCTTCCCTGATCACCAAGATCTCGGCTGCGCGTCCGAAGATCGCGGAATACCACTTCACCACGCTCAAGCCCAACCTGGGCGTGGTCAAGTACAAGAACTACCGCAGCTTCGTGATGGCCGACATCCCCGGTCTCATCGAGGGGGCGAGCGAGGGGGCGGGGCTCGGGCACCGTTTCCTCAAGCACCTGGAGCGCACCGGGCAGCTGCTGCACCTGCTCGATCTCTCGTGGATGCCGGACCGCGACCCCATCGCCGAGTACGAGGCGATCAACCGCGAGCTGGCCCTGTTCAACCCGGAACTGGCGGAGAAGCGTCAGACCGTGGTGATCAACAAGATCGACCTGCCGCACGTCAGGGAGAACCTGGAGAAGGTGCTCCCCTACTTCAAGGAGCGCGGAATCAAGGTGTTCCCCATTTCCGCGGCGACCGGCGAGGGGATCCCGGAACTTCTGGACGACATCGCCTTCAACCTGTGGGGCGAGCCGGACGAGACCTGGTAA
- the rpmA gene encoding 50S ribosomal protein L27: MAHKKGVGSSRNGRDSDGQRLGCKKFGGEAVKAGNIIYRQHGTKIHPGNNVGLGKDYTLYALIEGVVKFERLGRDRKKVSVYPAN, encoded by the coding sequence ATGGCACACAAGAAAGGCGTCGGTAGTTCCAGGAACGGTCGCGACTCCGACGGCCAAAGACTTGGTTGCAAGAAGTTTGGCGGCGAAGCCGTCAAAGCTGGCAACATCATCTACCGTCAGCACGGCACCAAGATCCACCCGGGCAACAACGTGGGCCTCGGTAAGGATTACACGCTGTACGCCCTGATCGAGGGCGTGGTGAAGTTCGAGCGTCTGGGCAGGGACCGCAAGAAGGTCTCCGTCTACCCGGCCAACTAG
- the rplU gene encoding 50S ribosomal protein L21: MYAVVKTGGKQYKVSEGDFLKVEKLEGAVGDTVEISDVLMVGGDKVVIGTPLVPSASVVGKIVEQGKDKKILVFKSKRRKNSRKLNGHRQLRTILLIEKINA; this comes from the coding sequence ATGTACGCAGTAGTCAAAACCGGAGGGAAACAGTACAAAGTTTCCGAAGGCGACTTCTTGAAAGTCGAAAAACTGGAGGGTGCGGTAGGTGATACCGTCGAGATCTCCGATGTCCTGATGGTTGGCGGCGATAAGGTTGTTATCGGAACACCTTTAGTGCCCAGCGCCTCTGTGGTCGGCAAGATTGTCGAGCAGGGCAAAGACAAGAAGATTCTGGTCTTCAAGTCCAAGCGCCGGAAAAACTCCAGGAAACTTAACGGGCACCGTCAACTCAGGACTATTCTGTTGATTGAGAAGATTAACGCCTAG